The following is a genomic window from Mauremys mutica isolate MM-2020 ecotype Southern chromosome 4, ASM2049712v1, whole genome shotgun sequence.
ACCGAGCCCTCTACCAAATTAGCCAGAAACAGCCCCGAGCCCTCTGCCGAATTAGCCAGAAACAGCCCCGAGCCCTCTGCCGAATTAGCCAGAAACAGCACCGAGCCCTCTGCCGAATTAAGGCATCCACAGCAGGAACCCACCGCCGCCCAGATGCTGGCAATGAAAGATTCGGTTGGCTCAGTGTCTCCGTCTGGCCTTCCCTCTACGGCGGCGACCGTGGCCCCGAGATCCGGCCTGGCCAGGGCGACGGCAGCGGGTGGCGAACAGCCCGTCACGGATGAGAAGCTGAAGGGGCAGGCGGGCACGGTGGCAGGGAGCCCGGGTCCGGGGCAGGAGACTCAGACCGTGCCAGGCAGGGGCGGGCAGACCACGAGCACCCCCATGGAGCCCGCCAAGGGCACCGATCGGAGCGGGCACAACCAGACCGCGCCAGCCAGCACCCATCGGACCGGCCGCTACAGGGCCGCCCCAGACCACACCTCTGGGCCCTGGGAGAAGCAGCCCACCCCCAAACTCtcgccccctgccctgtccctcacCCCGCCTGCCAAGAAACAGGAGCCCGTCCCCGAGGACATCACGACCCCggcctccagccccgcccccggcacccGCCAGCTGCCCGTGATCATCATTGTGGTGCTGCTGGTTGTCGCCATCGTGGTGCTGGCCCTGCTCGGCCTGGCGCTGCACTGTCGGCGCCGGCGCCGCTGCGGCTCCACCAGCttcagcgggggggcggggcccggcgaGTGGGCGGGGCCGGTGAGCCTGCCGGAGGAGAAGGGCGAGGGGCAGgccggggacggggggcagcAGGCCGGGCTGGGCGAAGGCAGGCGGCCCACGCTGACCACCTTCTTCGGGAAGCGCCACTCCCGGGTGTCCTCGGTGGCCATGGAGGACGTGGCCGGGGCCAAGGGCGAGGGGCCCCTCTCGGAGCCCCTGCTGGCcgcgggggagcaggggggcgacCCCGCGCCACAGGGGGCAGGGGAAGCCAACGGGATGGTGCCCGGACCCCCCTCGCCCCCTCCGGGCCCCCCCGCCAACGGGgaattccccctgccccctcccatggaGCAGGAAGCCTTGCCCCCCGTGTAAGCCCCGCCCCTAATCGCCTGCCCcgcccacggcgccccctgctgggcgaggccGGGGATGgaatagctgggagctcccccgcagccagtgcccccccacagcgccccctgctgggcgaggccGGGGATGgaatagctgggagctcccccgcagccagtgcccccccacagcgccccctgctgggcgaggccGGGGATGgaatagctgggagctcccccgcagccagtgccccccacagcgccccctgctgggcgaggccGGGGCGGTTTCCATCTGCCCACCTGGGCTCTGGTGGATTCCTTGTCGTTCTTGCTCAAGTCTTTTCTTTGTGTCTTTTGCAAGATTTTCCGCTGTCCCCAGCCACAAGTTTCCTGTTTATGATTCACCCCTCGAGCTTGTTTGAATTTGGAGTGAACAGTTTAGGGTGTGAacagaaaagaacccaggagtcctggctcccatccccccacctcccaccccagcccctgctctaacccactagaccgcactcccctcccagagccggggagagaaacCGGCCATGCAGCTCAGGAGTAGggctgggggaacccagggctgggctggcaggggctgcgggtcaggagtgaggggcaccagcagagctggggggcgggcagggccgggggatcaggggctgcgggtcgggagtgaggggcacc
Proteins encoded in this region:
- the LOC123370100 gene encoding leukosialin-like, whose protein sequence is MAVSGAWPQPKIRPTLLLLLVAAACAQVSLEEKETASEESRHIGTSPETASSSAELARNSTEPSAELARNSTEPSTQLARNSTEPSAELARNSTEPSTKLARNSTEPSAELARNSTEPSAELARNSTEPSTQLARNSTEPSAELARNSTEPSTKLARNSTEPSAELARNSTEPSAELARNSTEPSTKLARNSPEPSAELARNSPEPSAELARNSTEPSAELRHPQQEPTAAQMLAMKDSVGSVSPSGLPSTAATVAPRSGLARATAAGGEQPVTDEKLKGQAGTVAGSPGPGQETQTVPGRGGQTTSTPMEPAKGTDRSGHNQTAPASTHRTGRYRAAPDHTSGPWEKQPTPKLSPPALSLTPPAKKQEPVPEDITTPASSPAPGTRQLPVIIIVVLLVVAIVVLALLGLALHCRRRRRCGSTSFSGGAGPGEWAGPVSLPEEKGEGQAGDGGQQAGLGEGRRPTLTTFFGKRHSRVSSVAMEDVAGAKGEGPLSEPLLAAGEQGGDPAPQGAGEANGMVPGPPSPPPGPPANGEFPLPPPMEQEALPPV